The following are from one region of the Trichoderma breve strain T069 chromosome 5, whole genome shotgun sequence genome:
- a CDS encoding mitochondrial carrier protein domain-containing protein, with protein MVAAAIEAPIAEKPHLEKKPIKFSNLLLGAGLNMFEVTTLGQPLEVVKTTMAANRGDGFSTALGRIWGRGGPLGFYQGLIPWAWIEASTKGAVLLFVASEAEYYARYMGASEFGGGILGGITGGVAQAYATMGFCTCMKTVEITQHKMAAAGVKPQSTFATFMDIYRKEGIRGINKGVNAVAIRQMTNWGSRFGLSRLAEGWIRSATGKQQSDKLSPGEKILASALGGGLSAWNQPIEVIRVEMQSKKDDPNRPKKMTVGNTFRYIYSNNGIKGLYRGVTPRIGLGVWQTICMVAVGDMAKTYVEKLTGDQVTAKH; from the exons ATGGTCGCCGCCGCTATCGAAGCTCCCATCGCGGAGAAGCCGcacttggagaagaagcccatcAAGTTCTCCAACCTGCTGCTGGGCGCCGGTCTCAACATGTTCGAGGTCACCACTCTGGGCCAGCCCCTCGAGGTCGTCAAGACCACCATGGCTGCCAACCgtggcgatggcttctccACGGCTTTGGGTCGTATCTGGGGTCGAGGTGGTCCTCTCGGCT TCTACCAGGGTCTCATTCCCTGGGCCTGGATCGAGGCTTCCACCAAGGGCGCGGTGCTGCTCTTCGTTGCCTCCGAGGCCGAGTACTACGCTCGCTACATGGGTGCTTCTGAGTTTGGCGGTGGCATTCTTGGCGGCATCACTGGTGGTGTTGCCCAGGCCTACGCCACCATGGGTTTCTGCACCTGCATGAAGACGGTCGAGATCACCCAGCACAAGATGGCTGCCGCCGGCGTCAAGCCCCAGTCCACCTTCGCGACCTTCATGGACATTTACCGCAAGGAGGGCATCCGCGGCATCAACAAGGGTGTCAACGCTGTCGCCATCCGACAGATGACCAACTGGGGATCTCGTTTCGGTCTCAGCCGACTGGCCGAGGGCTGGATCCGCTCGGCCACGGGCAAGCAGCAGAGCGACAAGCTCTCTCCCGGGGAGAAGATTCTTGCTAGCGCTCTCGGTGGTGGTCTCAGCGCCTGGAACCAGCCCATCGAGGTCATCCGTGTCGAGAtgcagagcaagaaggacGACCCCAACCGAcccaagaagatgacggtCGGCAACACTTTCCGCTACATTTACTCGAACAATGGTATCAAGGGTCTCTACCGAGGTGTTACTCCTCGAATTGGTCTCGGCGTTTGGCAGACGATTTGCAtggttgctgttggagatAT GGCTAAAACTTACGTGGAGAAATTGACCGGCGATCAGGTCACGGCTAAGCATTAG
- a CDS encoding WW domain-containing protein: MSDYAPPTGPPPPKAPEVPAGWAARWNDQYKEWFYVNIYTKKSQWDKPTSPVFPDGDAPPSGPPPGYDGHNAPRTSDAKTNPYGDSSNNFGGSSSRQAQEDEDARLAAKMQAEENARARSASSNPPGYNNYSGGAADSYRQQSTSPYPPPQSSPYGTPQPQQQQGESRGLLGKLTSKIAGKSPGGFPGAPGAGGYGGYGPPQQQYGAPPAPYGQAPSPYGGAPGAYGGGYAPGYGAPPPAPYGQPAYGYQQPQQQPAKKSGGGLGLAGGAALGLAGGVVGGLLIDDAIDHFEDEGYERGYDVDTDQGYDNGFDNGYDDGGGDF, encoded by the exons ATGTCCGATTACGCTCCTCCCACAGGGCCTCCGCCGCCCAAGGCCCCCGAAGTTCCCGCTGGTTGGGCCGCTCGGTGGAACGACCAGTACAAAGAATG GTTCTACGTAAACATCTACACCAAGAAGTCCCAATGGGACAAGCCCACCAGCCCTGTCTTCCCTGACGGAGACGCCCCGCCTTCCGGGCCTCCTCCTGGCTACGACGGCCACAATGCTCCCCGCACGTCCGATGCCAAGACGAACCCTTATGGCGATTCGAGCAACAACTTTGGaggctcatcatcaaggcaggcgcaggaagacgaggatgctCGCCTGGCAGCCAAGATGCAGGCCGAAGAAAACGCCCGGGCTCGCAGCGCTTCTTCCAACCCTCCCGGATACAACAACTATTCTGGAGGTGCTGCCGATTCGTACCGCCAGCAGAGCACCAGCCCGTACCCTCCCCCGCAAAGCAGCCCGTATGGTACAccccagccgcagcagcaacagggcGAGTCCAGAGGTCTTTTGGGCAAGCTGACCAGCAAGATCGCTGGTAAGTCTCCTGGCGGCTTCCCCGGTGCCCCCGGCGCTGGCGGCTACGGGGGCTACGgtcctcctcagcagcaataCGGCGCCCCTCCGGCTCCTTATGGCCAGGCTCCTTCTCCCTACGGAGGAGCTCCTGGTGCCTATGGCGGCGGATATGCTCCCGGATACggtgctcctcctcctgccCCTTACGGCCAGCCAGCCTATGGCTatcagcagccgcagcagcaacctgCGAAGAAGAGCGGAGGTGGTCTCGGTTTGGCCGGAGGAGCTGCCCTCGGTCTAgctggtggtgttgtggGTGGTCTGCTGATAGATGACGCGATTGATCACTTTGAAGACGAAGGATATGAACGCGGCTATG ATGTCGACACAGACCAAGGATATGACAATGGGTTTGACAACGGATACGATGATGGTGGCGGTGACTTTTAA
- a CDS encoding RNA polymerase II-binding domain-containing protein, with amino-acid sequence MASAVTDLEAGLQAMLNLKPPGVSGSRITSLTSLCVANIQSESVLIQKIYTHFKKTPGTHKLGVLYVVDSVTRKWLEQAKSQGQPINSSAQDGTYAAGVHRVTELMPVLMNDILQSCPEDQKEKIKKLLDIWEKGQTFPTSMIESFKEKVNAPSPPKSTTPPGSPPAGLAASIQNQAQNKPAPNGSSILEALANIARQNTSAAPSNQSLPAPAASYSMPPATSNAPPASATPPGLSQVLASSLPQPHQSYPPAGQPVNVSSLPFSLTQMLGQNAPMPASASNPSNPYAAASAAPPAAGAGGAGLGPDVQQQIMLIKALADQGVPFDKIPALIQSMTSATATGGYPAAQPPAPVPTAQGTFPSAQQPWGAAASGPAPDQGYQDNVRSPRYRGRSRSRSPERGRMDDRDRNGRGGNDYRQRSPPRGRHGRSPSPAQEFQQEKWVEFDPALPSGTIKVLSRTLFVGGVTCSEAELRGIFGRYGTVQTCIVNKDKRHAFVKMLTRQDAVRAKDAMEDARGLEYPLRTRWGVGFGPRDCSDYSTGISVIPIHKLTDADRKWMLTAPYGGSGGRPIETGICVEEPDIEIGAGVSSKAISRRMQTDKGGSNGPKSTRHRDDDTRWRRGRDDGPGQMDLDGQQQQNNMGGFPFGIGTLPNGMPNFPTGFRFPDPNTAGRT; translated from the exons ATGGCGTCTGCAGTAACAGACTTGGAAGCTGGCCTACAGGCCATGCTCAATTTGAAGCCACCAGGTGTATCCGGCTCTCGTATTACTAGCCTCACGTCTCTTTGCGTCGCCAACATTCAG TCCGAATCTGTCCTCATTCAAAAAATCTACACACACTTCAAGAAAACTCCAGGAACACACAAATTGGGCGTCCTCTACGTCGTAGACTCTGTAACCCGCAAGTGGCTTGAACAAGCAAAGTCTCAGGGTCAGCCCATAAACAGCTCTGCCCAGGATGGCACGTATGCCGCTGGAGTGCACCGAGTAACGGAACTGATGCCTGTTTTGATGAATGACATTCTTCAGTCTTGCCCAGAAGATCAAAAG GAAAAGATCAAAAAATTGCTTGATATCTGGGAAAAAGGCCAGACCTTCCCCACATCCATGATAGAATCATTCAAGGAGAAAGTCAACGCTCCCTCACCACCAA AATCCACAACTCCCCCTGGTAGCCCGCCTGCTGGATTGGCAGCTTCTATCCAGAACCAGGCGCAGAACAAGCCTGCGCCAAATGgctcgtccatcttggaaGCCTTGGCTAATATTGCTCGCCAAAACACCTCGGCTGCACCGAGCAACCAATCCCTCCCAGCTCCCGCCGCATCATATAGCATGCCTCCCGCTACTTCCAACGCCCCCCCAGCTTCCGCCACTCCCCCAGGACTATCACAGGTCCTTGCTTCATCGCTCCCACAGCCTCACCAGTCGTATCCCCCGGCTGGACAACCCGTAAATGTTTCGTCTCTGCCATTCTCGTTGACTCAAATGCTTGGTCAAAATGCTCCGATGCCAGCCAGTGCGAGTAACCCATCCAACCCATATGCGGCAGCGTCTGCAGCGCCTCCCGCCGCAGGAGCCGGCGGAGCTGGTTTAGGACCGGACGTACAGCAGCAGATTATGCTGATCAAGGCTCTCGCTGATCAAGGCGTCCCCTTTGATAAGATTCCCGCTCTCATCCAGAGCATGACTTCTGCCACTGCAACTGGAGGGTATCCGGCAGCGCAACCTCCCGCCCCTGTCCCCACTGCCCAAGGCACCTTTCCATCGGCTCAGCAGCCATGGGGTGCCGCTGCTTCGGGCCCTGCGCCTGACCAGGGCTACCAGGACAACGTAAGGTCTCCTAGATATCGAGGCCGTTCACGCTCTAGATCACCCGAGCGCG GACGCATGGATGATCGAGACCGCAATGGCCGAGGAGGCAATGATTACCGCCAGCGTAGCCCTCCTCGTGGACGCCATGGACGAAGCCCTTCTCCCGCCCAAGAGTTCCAGCAGGAGAAGTGGGTTGAGTTCGATCCAGCGCTTCCATCTGGCACCATCAAAGTTCTTAGTCGTACCCTGTTTGTAGGAGGCGTTAC TTGCTCCGAAGCCGAGCTGCGTGGCATCTTTGGCCGTTATGGCACTGTTCAGACTTGCATTGTTAACAAAGACAAACGCCATGCTTTTGTCAAGATGTTGACACGCCAGGACGCCGTTAGGGCGAAGGATGCAATGGAAGATGCCAGGGGTCTTGAGTATCCCCTTCGT ACCAGATGGGGCGTTGGGTTCGGTCCTAGAGACTGCAGCGATTACTCAACCGGCATCAGTGTTATTCCCATCCACAAGCTCACCGACGCTGACCGAAAGTGGATGCTCACTGCTCCGTACGGTGGAAGCGGAGGCCGGCCCATTGAGACGGGCATTTGTGTCGAAGAGCCCGATATTGAAATCGGCGCTGGCGTTTCGTCCAAGGCCATCAGCCGCCGGATGCAGACAGACAAGGGCGGTAGCAACGGTCCCAAGTCTACACGCCACCGCGACGACGATACACGCTGGCGTCGAGGCCGAGACGATGGCCCCGGTCAGATGGATCTTGATggtcaacagcagcagaacaACATGGGCGGCTTCCCCTTTGGCATCGGCACCTTGCCTAACGGCATGCCCAACTTCCCGACGGGCTTCCGATTCCCAGATCCCAACACTGCTGGGAGGACCTGA
- a CDS encoding cys/Met metabolism PLP-dependent enzyme domain-containing protein → MADKLSTNFETLQLHAGHSPDSATNARAVPIYATTSFAFNDSAHGARLFGLKEEGNIYSRIGNPTVDVFEKRIAALEGGVAALATSSGQGAQFIALTALAQAGDNIVSTSNLYGGTYNQLKVTFKRFGITTKFVTGDKPEDIAAAIDDNTKAVYLESIGNPRYNVPDLEAIAKVAHDKGVPLVVDNTFGAGGYFVRPIEHGADIVVHSATKWIGGHGTTIGGVIIDAGKFDWGKNGKRFPQFIEPSEGYHGLKFWETFGPVSFIVRARVELMRDIGASLNPFAAQQLILGIETLSLRAERHAQNALALARHLEKSPNVSWVSYPGLESHAYHETAKKYLKRGFGGVLSFGVKGGGSAGSKVVDGFKLITNLANVGDSKTLAIHPWTTTHEQLSEEERVSSGVTEDLIRISVGTEHIDDIIADFEQSFKAAGLSN, encoded by the exons ATGGCGGACAAGCTCAGCACCAACTTTGAGACACTCCAGCTTCACGCGGG ACACTCCCCCGACTCGGCTACCAATGCCCGAGCCGTCCCCATCTATGCTACCACT AGTTTCGCCTTCAACGACTCCGCCCACGGCGCGAGACTCTTTGGcctcaaggaggagggcaaCATCTACAGCCGTATTGGAAAC CCCACCGTCGATGTCTTTGAGAAGCGGATAGCTGCTCTCGAAGGCGGTGTTGCCGCTCTGGCCACCTCCTCCGGCCAGGGTGCTCAGTTCATTGCCCTCACTGCCCTCGCCCAGGCCGGTGACAACATCGTCTCTACTTCCAACCTCTACGGCGGCACCTACAACCAGCTCAAGGTCACCTTCAAGCGCTtcggcatcaccaccaagtTTGTCACTGGCGACAAGCCCGAGGacattgccgccgccatcgaTGACAACACCAAGGCTGTCTACCTCGAGAGCATCGGCAACCCCCGATACAACGTTCCCGACcttgaggccattgccaaggtTGCCCACGACAAGGGCGTTCCCCTCGTT GTTGACAACACTTTTGGTGCCGGTGGATACTTTGTCCGCCCCATCGAGCACGGCGCCGACATCGTCGTTCACTCTGCTACCAAGTGGATCGGCGGCCACGGAACCACCATTGGAGGTGTCATCATTGACGCCGGCAAGTTTGACTGGGGCAAGAACGGCAAGCGATTCCCTCAGTTCATCGAGCCCTCCGAGGGCTACCACGGCCTCAAGTTCTGGGAGACCTTTGGCCCCGTCTCCTTCATTGTCCGCGCCAGAGTCGAGCTCATGCGAGACATTGGTGCCTCTCTCAACCCCTTCGCCGCccagcagctcatcctcgGTATCGAGACTCTCAGCCTCCGTGCCGAGCGCCACGCCCAGAACGCTCTGGCCTTGGCCCGACACTTGGAGAAGAGCCCTAACGTCTCTTGGGTTTCTTACCCCGGCTTGGAGAGCCACGCTTACCACGAGACTGCTAAGAAGTATCTCAAGAGGGGCTTTGGAGGTGTCCTGAGCTTCGGTGTCAAGGGCGGCGGTTCTGCTGGCAGCAAGGTTgtcgatggcttcaagcTGATCACCAACCTCGCCAACGTCGGTGATTCCAAGACCCTGGCCATCCA CCCCTGGACGACCACTCACGAGCAGCTGagtgaggaggagagagttAGCTCTGGTGTCACTGAG GATCTCATCCGAATTTCCGTCGGTACTGAGCACATCGACGACATCATTGCCGACTTTGAACAGTCATTCAAGGCCGCTGGTCTCAGCAACTAA